One Paenibacillus riograndensis SBR5 DNA segment encodes these proteins:
- a CDS encoding PspA/IM30 family protein, protein MSIFQRITTLTKAAIHEGLNKLEDPVLLTGQYLRDLEEKISTAETKQREFQAAASVLERRIYENQVLAERSEAEAVQAMNEGNEPAARAAVMAKLRYTESVQECTAGLEETRETLAVLDSSLLNAREEHKRLKAKRAELAARARKAAELKRASESSSYSAHPGHPGQILNAGAASRGFERMEDKINEWEAAVESSAHYSAGIPESPLNSAVEAELERLRSRKAGDSK, encoded by the coding sequence ATGAGTATTTTCCAAAGAATCACAACCCTGACTAAAGCAGCAATCCACGAAGGACTAAATAAATTAGAAGACCCGGTACTGCTGACCGGACAATATTTGCGGGACCTGGAGGAAAAAATCTCCACTGCCGAAACCAAACAGCGTGAGTTCCAGGCGGCGGCGAGTGTGCTGGAGCGCCGTATCTACGAGAATCAGGTGCTGGCTGAACGAAGCGAAGCGGAAGCCGTGCAGGCGATGAACGAAGGGAATGAACCTGCGGCCAGAGCAGCGGTCATGGCTAAGCTGCGCTACACCGAAAGTGTTCAGGAGTGCACCGCAGGGCTGGAAGAAACCCGTGAAACGCTCGCAGTCCTGGACAGCAGTCTTCTGAATGCCAGGGAAGAGCATAAGCGGCTTAAGGCAAAAAGAGCCGAGCTGGCAGCCCGCGCCCGCAAAGCGGCTGAGTTAAAGCGCGCCTCCGAAAGCAGCAGCTATTCTGCCCATCCCGGACACCCCGGACAGATCTTGAATGCCGGTGCGGCCTCACGCGGCTTCGAACGTATGGAAGACAAAATCAACGAATGGGAGGCCGCTGTCGAAAGCTCTGCACATTACTCGGCAGGCATCCCTGAATCCCCGCTGAACAGCGCCGTTGAAGCCGAGCTGGAACGCCTCCGCAGCCGGAAGGCCGGAGACAGCAAGTAA
- a CDS encoding PspC domain-containing protein: MKKLYRSDRDKRISGVCGGLARYLNIDTTLVRLLAVAAALFSLGTVVFLYILASILMPKENYNSYPEGYEYY, translated from the coding sequence ATGAAAAAATTGTACCGTTCCGATAGGGACAAGAGAATCAGCGGCGTTTGCGGAGGTTTGGCCCGTTATTTGAACATCGATACTACCCTCGTCCGGCTGCTGGCTGTCGCTGCTGCCCTGTTCAGCTTAGGCACTGTGGTGTTCCTGTACATTCTGGCAAGCATCCTGATGCCTAAAGAGAACTACAACAGTTACCCTGAAGGTTATGAGTACTACTAA
- a CDS encoding carbonic anhydrase, which produces MSLSKRLSQILFPVMIMSVMAGCGGNNQNGKAEGTQEPPAKASAHQAHWSYEGETSPEHWAELDELFTTCSTGKAQSPINILQEKVKDEGSLSPVVVEYSPSPVAVINNGHTIQVNLKNQKNRITVEGKTYTLQQFHFHLPSEHEVDGKHADMELHFVHKNEEGQLAVLSVLITKGTENAGLNKLWSVLPGEESEEEVPVNGDFDMNKLLPADLHSFRYQGSLTTPPCTEGVQWIVLEHPVQWSGEQINQFAAIFPHDNRPVQALGSREVESDE; this is translated from the coding sequence ATGAGTCTGAGCAAAAGGCTATCTCAAATACTGTTCCCGGTCATGATTATGTCTGTGATGGCAGGCTGCGGAGGTAACAACCAGAACGGCAAGGCAGAAGGCACACAAGAGCCGCCGGCCAAGGCAAGTGCTCATCAGGCCCATTGGTCCTACGAAGGGGAAACGTCACCGGAGCATTGGGCGGAACTCGACGAACTATTCACAACATGCAGTACCGGCAAGGCCCAGTCCCCCATTAATATTCTCCAGGAGAAAGTGAAGGATGAAGGGAGCCTGTCGCCTGTTGTAGTGGAGTATTCACCGTCTCCGGTAGCCGTGATCAATAACGGCCATACCATTCAGGTGAATTTGAAGAATCAGAAGAACCGGATCACTGTTGAAGGCAAAACATATACCCTGCAGCAGTTCCATTTCCACTTGCCTAGCGAGCATGAGGTGGATGGCAAACATGCGGACATGGAGCTTCATTTTGTACATAAAAATGAAGAAGGCCAGCTTGCGGTACTGAGTGTGCTGATCACTAAAGGTACGGAAAATGCCGGGCTGAACAAGCTCTGGTCTGTGCTTCCGGGCGAAGAAAGTGAAGAGGAAGTTCCGGTGAATGGTGACTTCGATATGAATAAGCTGCTTCCGGCAGATCTTCATTCCTTCCGCTACCAGGGATCGCTCACCACGCCTCCATGCACCGAAGGGGTGCAGTGGATCGTCCTGGAACATCCGGTTCAATGGTCCGGGGAGCAAATCAATCAATTTGCTGCGATTTTCCCGCATGATAACCGTCCTGTACAAGCGCTCGGGTCCCGGGAAGTGGAGTCGGATGAGTAG
- a CDS encoding S-layer homology domain-containing protein, translating into MFKERIRRRYKFISSRATMLLLLITVIVSTLQPAGLIAADPPLPNTVIIEDFENNLSDNVLIQKRNFSGAMSLESDPRHVRSGNNSVRVDYDYIGVKENPSYVYVGPAAPYPVNGLPQKIGMWVYGNNDGHLIFSKFRDGNGKSFEVEYLDENVGVDWTGWKYIEGDIPQDKVGPITLEIYMRIEQSIFDKKNKGTVWVDDVRLIYEQDPNEDMAVPTLDVLSPANEAVIDTNSPRIQLAAADAQSGIDPGSVTLNLDGHPVQPEYEAASGLISYQPSAPLAGGYHTVQSAVYDRSGNPAESSSTFFIQGGIQYHLDAPTEVISNKTFQLKLQVKNAGDLQDSYAQLQYDPQTLEITTAEPQVAAPSVAQNEIDPVKGQYRLQLAGLSKDSLPADETIALLNVAVKPSAKMERGEAFKSIVMSDGSFRMTVGEAVYALAAPHKYTIGFPYKLTVKGSSLHTKSTLRVTDDAGVPAEGVSIIPSDPLFPQYFAEVKPVTADVYAEADPASAKLASITQGEQFFSDGVTRGEYTAIRLPDGKTTGWIPTAAVDVKLLKDGWGLTDAQGEIRTSLTTLALTNLNLQAVNGDKVSKVFSLSVVPQLGSDMPEYVRIYVTEDMKTTQSIVWKTAPRVERGVIQYVEASKFTGFDQPNIKEQTAEPQLLLAPDRVGETLFHKGMLQSLSPGTEYIYRVGSPGLWSEQHRFTTESANPEAFSFLFVTDSHTNTEEAYHIHQNLLSSAFTSYPDARFVMHGGDIVDDGGIMNEWEQDMKASQLYSGSVPSAYTMGNHDVKNGGKEVFRTALGLPGNGMPGQEQLTYSYDYEDTHFIVLNSEADEVDMQKQAEWLRGNLQASSKKWNIAMFHRPAYHTEDGRGPELVTKYLAPVLEELGADLVLVGHDHALAWTYPMKNGQPIKDGSPGTVYLSGGSSGWKFYDAVKFDYLEYLYDDNFPVYSAITIGKDQILIEARKADGEQLQALTIEKAETSEPEPEPGTSPSPAPSPSPGPLPSSDPSPEPSQTPSPNPTPTPGSGTGSNPGTVPSTMPSAVATAAPTAVPTAKPAPVEAPQGSIFAAGVNSQALKDTLKDAIAGKNGNVPGPALKDIADLWSTRTISAFLKLKVINGYADGTFRPDKTITRGEFAAVVAKAFGLAKKSDASQLSDVNTHWAQEAIAVLASNGIIAGYPDGTFKPEREISRSEIIMILSRIVNFNNAAPVKAGITFSDTANSWNKDQIARAAQIGLINGKGNGKFAPAQSSTRAEALTIVMNALCLDPEIKALMDQLSN; encoded by the coding sequence ATGTTCAAAGAACGTATCCGCCGAAGGTATAAATTTATATCCTCAAGAGCAACAATGCTCCTCCTACTCATCACCGTTATCGTAAGCACCCTGCAACCGGCAGGACTCATTGCCGCTGACCCGCCCCTACCCAATACCGTAATCATCGAGGATTTCGAGAACAACCTGAGCGATAATGTGCTGATTCAAAAAAGGAATTTCTCAGGCGCCATGAGCCTGGAATCCGATCCCCGGCATGTCCGCTCAGGGAATAATTCCGTACGTGTGGATTATGACTACATTGGCGTTAAGGAGAACCCTTCCTATGTCTATGTAGGCCCTGCAGCTCCGTATCCTGTTAACGGCCTACCCCAAAAAATCGGGATGTGGGTATACGGTAACAACGATGGACATCTCATCTTCAGCAAGTTCAGGGATGGCAACGGAAAATCCTTTGAGGTGGAATATTTGGACGAGAACGTTGGCGTGGACTGGACGGGCTGGAAATACATTGAGGGTGACATCCCTCAAGACAAAGTCGGACCGATTACACTCGAAATATATATGCGGATCGAACAATCCATTTTTGATAAGAAAAACAAAGGCACGGTATGGGTTGATGACGTACGCTTGATCTATGAGCAGGACCCTAATGAAGATATGGCCGTCCCAACACTGGATGTGCTCTCTCCGGCAAATGAAGCTGTGATCGATACGAACTCCCCCCGGATTCAGCTTGCGGCCGCCGATGCCCAATCAGGCATTGATCCCGGCTCAGTTACGCTGAATCTGGATGGACATCCAGTACAGCCTGAGTATGAAGCGGCCAGCGGCCTCATTTCCTATCAGCCTTCCGCTCCGCTGGCAGGGGGATATCATACCGTCCAGTCGGCTGTATATGACAGATCCGGCAATCCCGCCGAGAGCAGCAGCACCTTTTTTATTCAAGGCGGGATTCAATACCACCTGGACGCCCCCACAGAAGTCATCAGCAACAAAACATTCCAATTGAAGCTTCAGGTCAAAAATGCTGGTGATTTGCAGGATTCCTATGCCCAGCTTCAATACGATCCCCAGACGCTGGAAATTACCACTGCTGAACCTCAAGTAGCGGCACCATCCGTTGCGCAGAATGAGATCGACCCTGTAAAAGGGCAGTACCGGCTGCAGCTAGCTGGACTGAGCAAGGATTCCCTGCCGGCTGATGAGACGATTGCGCTATTAAATGTGGCTGTAAAACCCAGTGCCAAAATGGAGCGCGGCGAGGCATTCAAATCCATCGTAATGAGCGACGGCAGTTTTCGAATGACCGTAGGTGAAGCTGTCTATGCGCTGGCCGCACCCCATAAGTATACGATTGGTTTTCCTTACAAGCTCACTGTAAAAGGGAGCTCCCTCCATACGAAAAGCACCCTTCGTGTCACGGATGATGCAGGAGTGCCGGCCGAAGGGGTGTCCATCATCCCGTCCGATCCTCTTTTTCCCCAGTATTTCGCTGAGGTGAAGCCGGTAACAGCGGATGTCTATGCGGAGGCCGACCCGGCTTCGGCCAAGCTTGCTTCCATCACCCAAGGTGAACAATTTTTTTCGGACGGAGTGACCCGTGGGGAATATACCGCAATCCGTCTGCCCGACGGCAAAACCACAGGCTGGATTCCAACCGCAGCTGTTGATGTGAAGCTTCTGAAGGATGGTTGGGGGCTAACCGATGCGCAGGGTGAAATCCGGACCTCCCTGACAACACTTGCCTTAACGAACCTTAATCTTCAGGCAGTGAATGGGGATAAAGTCAGTAAGGTATTCTCTTTGTCCGTAGTGCCGCAGCTTGGCTCAGATATGCCTGAATATGTAAGAATCTATGTTACAGAGGATATGAAAACCACCCAAAGCATCGTCTGGAAAACGGCCCCCCGCGTGGAGCGCGGTGTGATTCAATACGTGGAGGCCAGTAAGTTCACCGGTTTTGACCAGCCTAACATCAAAGAGCAGACGGCGGAACCGCAGCTTCTGCTGGCTCCCGACCGTGTAGGAGAAACGTTGTTTCATAAAGGGATGCTCCAAAGCTTGTCACCGGGTACAGAATACATTTACCGTGTCGGATCTCCGGGATTGTGGAGTGAGCAGCACAGGTTTACGACAGAGTCAGCAAACCCGGAAGCCTTTTCCTTCTTGTTTGTCACGGACTCTCACACCAATACTGAAGAAGCCTATCATATTCATCAAAATTTGCTGAGCAGTGCTTTTACCAGCTACCCGGATGCCCGGTTTGTGATGCACGGTGGCGATATTGTTGACGATGGCGGCATCATGAATGAATGGGAGCAGGATATGAAGGCTTCACAGCTATACAGCGGGAGCGTGCCTTCTGCCTATACGATGGGAAATCATGATGTGAAGAATGGCGGAAAGGAAGTATTCAGAACCGCTTTGGGGCTCCCAGGGAATGGAATGCCCGGACAGGAGCAGCTGACCTATTCGTATGATTATGAGGATACTCATTTTATCGTGCTCAATTCTGAAGCCGATGAAGTGGACATGCAGAAACAGGCAGAATGGCTGCGGGGAAACCTGCAGGCCAGCTCCAAAAAATGGAACATCGCCATGTTCCACCGGCCTGCTTATCATACAGAGGATGGACGTGGTCCGGAGCTCGTCACCAAATATCTGGCTCCTGTCCTTGAGGAGCTTGGCGCAGACCTGGTGCTGGTGGGCCACGATCATGCGCTCGCTTGGACCTATCCTATGAAAAATGGCCAGCCCATAAAGGATGGCAGCCCAGGGACTGTGTATCTGTCCGGCGGGTCCTCCGGCTGGAAATTTTATGATGCGGTCAAGTTCGATTACCTGGAGTACCTGTATGATGACAATTTCCCGGTATATTCCGCCATCACGATCGGCAAGGATCAGATCTTGATCGAAGCCAGAAAGGCCGATGGCGAACAACTGCAAGCCTTGACCATTGAAAAAGCTGAGACCTCAGAGCCTGAACCTGAGCCTGGCACAAGTCCAAGCCCAGCACCGAGTCCGTCGCCAGGCCCGCTGCCAAGCTCAGATCCAAGTCCGGAACCAAGCCAGACGCCAAGTCCGAACCCGACACCAACCCCTGGCTCCGGGACAGGCTCCAATCCGGGCACGGTGCCTAGTACAATGCCAAGTGCTGTGGCTACGGCAGCGCCCACAGCCGTTCCGACAGCCAAACCTGCACCTGTTGAGGCACCACAAGGTTCTATATTTGCTGCAGGAGTAAATTCTCAAGCTTTAAAAGACACCCTAAAGGACGCGATTGCCGGGAAAAACGGAAACGTTCCTGGACCTGCTCTTAAGGACATTGCTGATCTGTGGAGCACCCGGACGATATCGGCTTTCCTTAAGCTGAAAGTCATCAACGGTTATGCCGATGGCACTTTCAGACCGGACAAAACCATCACCAGAGGGGAATTCGCTGCTGTCGTTGCCAAGGCATTTGGGCTGGCGAAGAAATCGGACGCCTCCCAACTAAGTGACGTTAATACCCATTGGGCCCAGGAAGCGATTGCTGTATTAGCTTCCAACGGAATCATTGCCGGTTATCCGGACGGAACCTTTAAGCCGGAACGGGAGATAAGCCGCTCAGAGATCATTATGATCTTGTCCAGGATCGTGAACTTCAACAACGCAGCACCGGTAAAAGCCGGCATCACCTTCAGTGACACGGCGAATTCGTGGAACAAGGACCAAATTGCCAGAGCTGCCCAAATCGGGCTAATTAACGGAAAAGGCAATGGCAAATTCGCCCCTGCCCAATCCTCAACCCGGGCAGAGGCATTGACCATCGTCATGAACGCCCTTTGCCTGGACCCGGAAATCAAAGCTCTGATGGATCAATTGTCTAATTAA
- a CDS encoding M20 metallopeptidase family protein, protein MGDGIARKPDIAGMMNFTGLLEPEIIAIRRDLHRHPELLYDVARTSAKVAELLETWGIAVRRNVGRHFGMGVVGTLQGTGGDGPAILLRADMDALPITERNEVPYKSLNAGVMHACGHDAHTAMLLGAAKTLAEYRHQLSGKVIFIFQPAEEGAVQSPVDGRLLSGGRDMIEDGILEGVDYCYALHVMPELPAGTVGVHPHYAMAASSHFSLEFQGTAGHHSAPHRSVDAIQMAARFITEVNALMANQIDPSEAAVLAFGTLNAGTAINVIAARSMLTGTFRAFSKPTVAGITEGLKRHAAAIADSSGGNWKLELREGIAVLNDKEAVQRVLRAAREVLGEEQAVMLNQPSLAGEDFGWYLDRVPGAFAFIGCGNEELGITHALHQPNFNIDEDMLVHGARLLVRLALHEL, encoded by the coding sequence ATGGGAGATGGTATCGCCCGGAAACCGGATATAGCCGGAATGATGAACTTTACCGGCCTGCTGGAGCCGGAAATAATCGCCATCCGCCGTGATCTTCACCGCCATCCTGAGCTGCTGTACGATGTTGCCCGCACCTCCGCCAAAGTCGCAGAATTACTGGAGACTTGGGGAATTGCCGTGCGGCGGAATGTCGGCAGGCATTTCGGGATGGGAGTTGTCGGGACTCTTCAGGGAACGGGGGGTGACGGGCCGGCTATTCTGCTGCGGGCCGATATGGATGCTCTGCCGATTACCGAACGGAATGAGGTGCCGTATAAGTCTCTGAATGCTGGAGTCATGCATGCTTGCGGTCACGATGCTCATACCGCAATGCTGCTGGGAGCGGCAAAAACGCTGGCCGAATACCGGCATCAGCTGTCCGGCAAGGTAATCTTCATCTTCCAGCCTGCCGAAGAAGGGGCAGTCCAAAGTCCCGTGGATGGAAGGCTGCTCTCGGGCGGGCGTGATATGATTGAGGATGGAATTCTGGAGGGAGTGGATTATTGCTACGCACTCCATGTTATGCCGGAGCTTCCAGCAGGCACGGTTGGCGTTCATCCGCATTATGCAATGGCTGCCTCCAGCCATTTCAGTCTGGAGTTTCAGGGGACAGCCGGACATCACAGCGCTCCGCACCGGTCAGTGGATGCCATCCAGATGGCCGCCCGGTTCATCACTGAGGTTAATGCTCTGATGGCGAACCAGATCGATCCCTCCGAAGCGGCAGTTCTGGCGTTTGGCACACTGAACGCCGGGACTGCCATTAATGTTATTGCTGCGCGCAGTATGCTGACGGGGACGTTCAGAGCATTCTCCAAACCAACCGTTGCCGGAATCACTGAAGGATTGAAACGCCATGCGGCAGCGATAGCTGATTCTTCAGGCGGGAACTGGAAGCTTGAGCTGCGTGAAGGGATTGCCGTACTTAATGATAAAGAGGCCGTTCAAAGGGTCCTTAGGGCAGCACGTGAGGTGCTGGGGGAAGAGCAGGCGGTTATGCTGAATCAACCCAGTCTGGCAGGTGAGGATTTTGGCTGGTACCTGGACCGTGTCCCTGGGGCTTTTGCTTTTATTGGCTGCGGTAATGAGGAGCTGGGAATCACACATGCCCTCCACCAGCCGAATTTCAATATTGACGAAGACATGCTGGTGCATGGTGCGCGTCTTTTGGTAAGGCTGGCTCTGCATGAACTATAG
- a CDS encoding AraC family transcriptional regulator yields MKHAEYYQQFHGDILAGIGNSPTSPTKDFHIHDHYEIFLFLGGQVNCFVEQYSYPLSPGNVLLFNNQEIHKIINLSPEPYERITIHFKAPLVYPFCTADTNLLACFQNRQTGEHNLSQMDEAQLEAFTGLAFRLIDILKHPQYGGDVLALTYLIQLLVQVNDLYSRSFSAVPSLISTLIQSAMAYIDHHLHLPLSLEGIAEELSVDKYYLSHLFKQQTGGTLYRYVLLKKITLAKQLLTAGNSVSDTCYLSGFNDYANFIRTFKNFTGHTPGQYRKKS; encoded by the coding sequence ATGAAGCATGCCGAATATTATCAGCAGTTCCATGGTGATATCCTGGCGGGAATCGGCAATTCCCCGACCTCTCCCACCAAGGATTTTCACATTCATGACCATTATGAAATCTTTCTGTTTCTGGGCGGGCAGGTGAACTGTTTTGTGGAACAGTACAGCTATCCTCTGAGTCCCGGAAATGTTCTACTATTCAACAATCAGGAAATCCATAAAATCATCAACCTGTCCCCAGAGCCCTATGAACGGATTACGATCCACTTCAAAGCACCGCTGGTTTACCCTTTTTGCACCGCTGACACAAATCTGCTCGCCTGCTTCCAGAACCGTCAGACCGGGGAACATAACCTTTCGCAGATGGATGAGGCACAGCTTGAAGCTTTTACCGGACTGGCCTTCCGTCTCATCGATATCCTGAAGCATCCACAGTACGGCGGCGACGTTCTGGCGCTCACTTATCTGATTCAGCTGCTGGTGCAGGTCAACGATCTGTACAGCCGCAGCTTTTCGGCGGTTCCCAGTCTGATCTCCACACTGATTCAGTCGGCCATGGCCTATATTGATCACCATCTGCATCTGCCCCTTTCGCTGGAGGGGATCGCTGAGGAACTATCCGTAGATAAGTATTATCTCAGCCATCTGTTCAAGCAGCAGACCGGAGGAACCCTCTACCGTTATGTCCTGTTGAAAAAAATAACCTTAGCCAAGCAGCTCCTCACCGCCGGCAACTCGGTATCTGACACCTGCTATCTTTCCGGCTTCAATGATTACGCCAACTTCATCCGTACCTTCAAGAATTTCACGGGCCACACCCCCGGCCAATACCGAAAAAAAAGCTAA
- a CDS encoding YfbR-like 5'-deoxynucleotidase: MGIHKYFRSLNELERIIRCPGKFKFEEHSVAAHSWKVVQYAKTLADIEEQNGAVIDWKKLYEITSSHDYGEIFIGDIKTPVKHSSLQLRSLIQQVEEGMIDNFIKEHIPEEFKSIFYHQLREGKDESLEGLILEVADKMDQVYEAFAELQRGNTEKEFVVMYRNALIKIKNIELKCVEYFLTEILPDMVNEETISSIDIRQITEEALAL, translated from the coding sequence ATGGGAATCCATAAATATTTCCGTTCGCTGAACGAACTGGAACGTATTATCCGCTGCCCCGGCAAATTCAAATTCGAGGAGCACAGCGTGGCCGCCCATTCCTGGAAGGTTGTGCAGTATGCCAAAACACTGGCCGACATTGAGGAACAGAACGGCGCCGTCATTGACTGGAAGAAGCTGTACGAAATTACGAGCAGCCATGATTATGGTGAGATTTTTATCGGTGATATCAAAACCCCGGTCAAGCATTCATCGCTGCAGCTGCGGTCCTTGATCCAGCAGGTTGAAGAGGGGATGATCGATAACTTCATTAAGGAGCACATTCCCGAGGAGTTCAAAAGCATTTTCTACCATCAGCTTCGTGAAGGCAAGGATGAGTCGCTGGAAGGGCTGATTCTGGAGGTAGCCGACAAGATGGACCAGGTGTATGAGGCTTTTGCCGAACTGCAGAGAGGGAACACGGAGAAGGAATTTGTGGTGATGTACCGCAATGCCCTGATCAAAATCAAGAACATTGAGTTGAAGTGTGTTGAGTATTTCCTGACGGAAATTCTGCCGGATATGGTGAATGAAGAAACGATTTCCTCCATTGATATCAGACAAATTACGGAAGAGGCGCTGGCTCTGTAG